The genomic region CGACACCATTGTCTGAAACGGTTATTCGGGCCTCACCGGTAGAGCCCTCGGCATGCAACAAAACTCGTCCGCCCTCCGGGGTGTATCGGATCGCATTGCGAAGTAAGTGGTCAAGGGATTGGCGCAGCCGACGGGCATCGCCGATCACGCTCCCCACGGACCAGTCGATTTCCGCGACAAACTCATGGTGCCGGGCCGCCGCTCTAACCCGGGCGTCCGCTGCTGCTTCCTCGCATAGCAATTGTAGATCGACCTCCTCTTTCGCCATTGGCAGGTCTTCCGCCTCGCCTTGTGTCAGATCCAGAACCTCGTCGATCTGCACCCGCAGCGTCGCGACGGAATCAAGGATCGACTTCACATATTCAGCGGCTTGTTCAGGAAGGTCACCGGCATAGCCGCCGTCGAGCATCTCTGCGAAACCGGCGATTGAAGTCAGGGGCGTGCGCAGCTCATAACTGATATTCGAAACAAAGGCAGTCTTAAGTCGATCACCAGCTTCCAGCGCTTCATTCCGTTCAAGGAGCGCCGCCTCTATTCGCTTGCTATCGGAGATGTCGAGCAGTGTGAACAAGGCGTTCCCATCCGGCAGCGGGACAGCCGCAAAGTCAAAATAGCGCCCATCGTGAAGAGATAAGCGGCCGCTGGCTTGTTGCCGCTCGGCGGTGGCTGATCGGACGGCTGTTTGAATCGCATCAGCGCTCCCTGCAGAGCGAAACCGTTCGGCAATTGTATCAGTAAGCTCATCAACCCGAGGATGATTGGAAAGGATGTCTTCATCCAGATCCCAAACTTCTCGGAAACGGCGATTCCAGATGTGCAGTCGACCGTCTGCAGCGAACACGCCTATTGCTTCGGAAAGATTGTCGAAGGTGGCCGTCCGAACCTGAAGTAACGTGTCGCGCGCACTTGCGAGCTGAGCTTGCTCCGTGCGATCTTCAAAAATCAGCAGCAAGCCGCCATCAGGCAACGGTTGCGCAACGACCCGCAAATGCGTCCCATCCGCTAACAACCAATTTTCCTCAGCGGGCCCATCAGCAGCTAGAAACCAATCGCGTCGTTCAGCTTTCCATTCAGGGAAATCCCTAACTTCCGGGACCCTGTCTGCTTCCCGCATACGATCTAGCACACGGTCAAACTCAGGCCTGTCTGTCAGCCACTCGTTCTTCATCTCGAATATTCGTTGGAAGGGTTGATTCGAGAAAATAAGTGTCCTGTCGAGGTCGAATTGTGCAACGCCGGCCGATAGCAGATCGAGCATGTCGCGCTGCGCCCTGGCAAAGCGCGCCAGCTCGGCCCGAGCACCCTCAAGCTGGTCAACATCGATGGAATAGCCGGCAACACCCACCTCACCGAGTGGTACGTCGACGATCTGCATCATCCGCCGTTCGCCACGGATGGTCGCCGGTACAGTCCGCGAATGGGGCTCACCATCCTCGCGAACGCGAGCGGCCACAGCGCGCGCACTATCCTTGCCTGGCATGTCAATCAGTTCCAGGCCGCGGCTAATAGCTTCGGCTGAGTTTTCCGCTTCGACGGCGCGGACATAGGCCTTATTTACGAGCGTTAGCCTTAGATCCGGGGCTCGGTGCCACATCGGAAATGGGGCGGCTTCGATAAGGGCTGATAAAGCATTCAAGGCTTCATGGGCTTGATCAGCGCGGCTCGACAAGGCGAGGATCTCGCTGCGGGTTTCTGTCGCGTCAAATATCCAGATCATCGAGGCTTGATTGCCGCCGAGTTCATCTGGCGCGGGACCACCTTGTGAAAACAGGATGCGATCTGAACCGGTGACACGCAATTCCATGCCAAAGGATTTGGCGGTGCGGCAAGCGGTGATCACGGTATCGGAAAAACTGTCGAAGCGATCTTCGCCAAGCAGGTCTTTGAACTCGATCAGGCGCTTTGGTGGTGATGAAAGACCCAACCATTCTTCGAGGCCTGGGCCAGCATTTATGCGGCCCTTGGCGTCGACCAGCATGAACACGGCCGGGGTATTTTCCAACAGCAGCCCGCCACGCCGCGCTGCCGCAGCCGCGCGTTCGCCCGCTGCTTTCCGGCGCAAGCCCAGCACCGTCGCCCACACAGCCACGCCGAGCCAGGCTGCAAGCAGCATGCCCGTTACGACAGCAGCGGTCGTCGAGATGGTAATCATAGCGCGCGCGTGCCCCGGATCATGACAGCGCTTCTAGACCCTCAAACGGGGGTTCGGGAAGATGCGATCACCCCCGGGCTGGGAGTGATCGCTCAATTTTTTTGCCGCAGATAGCGCCTTAGAAGCTGAAGCGTGCACCGACCCGGAAGTCGCGGCCGGCCAGCGGCACGAAATCCTTGGTGAAGGAGGCATGGCGCCGCGCATTAACGTCGAAGATATTGTTCACCGACGCGAATAGCGACGTACCCGCTGCGCGACCCCAAGGTCGCCAGGCCACAGACGCGTTCACGAAGGTGAAGTCATCCGTCGTTGTTTCAAAAGCTGCAACGCGATTCTGCTCGGCCGCCCATTCGATTTCGCCGCGCACATCAAAAGCATCCGATGTTGCTTCGATACCGCCACGGACCCGGAACGGTGGGATCCGGGGAACCGGCCCACCGCCATTGTCGATGGTCGCACGGACATAATCGGCAACCGCATCGGCATTGATGCTGACCGAGCCGACTTCGGCGATCGTCGCCGAAATCTCGGCCTCAAAGCCATAATAGCTCGCGTCACTTTGAAAATATTGGAAGACCGGGAGATCATCTTCTTCCGCGCCAGTGGCCGCATCAAAGATGAAATCGTCAAACCAGTTGGCAAAGCCGGTGAGCGCAAAATTTACCCCACCAATATCACCGCGGACATAGGCTTCCAGGCCGAGGCTCTTCTCAGTGTTGAAATTGGGATTGCCGATCTCAAATGCCTGGGTCGCGATATGCGGGCCGTTGGAAAACAGTTCTTCAGCCGATGGGGCACGTTCCGCGCGCGACAGGTTCAGGCCGATACGGAGATCTTCCTCGAAATTATAATGCAGGCCGCCGGCAATCGAGAAGGAGTTGAAGCTCCGGTCAATCGCAAGATCGGGCGCAGACACGCTGGTATGTTCGAACCGCGCCGCTGCTTCCACACCCAGCTGGCCAAAGGTGAATTCCTGCAGCGTGAAAATGCCGACCTGTTCGGTGTCGTTGCGCGGTACAAAGGCTTCTGCACCGATCGCATTGAAATCGCGGACATACATCTGGCCGCCGATAACTCCGCGCCAGCCGTCCTGATCCGCTTGAACCAGCTCTAATCGGCCTTCAAGTCCTTCGACAAAGAACAAGGTACCGACCTCATCACCCTCAAATTCGGTATGGGTATAGTCGGAATAGCCGAGGCGAACGCGAATACTCTCAAAGAAACCGCCGCCAGTGATGATCTCGCCACGCAGGTCCAAGCGAACCTGTTCGAGATCGATGGTGACTGGGCCTTCTTCTTCCTCTTCTTCTTCGCCCTCTTCTTCGCCTTCTTCGTGATGATGTTCAGCACCCGGACGTGCCGGAATGCCATAATTGGTATCGAAGAAGCTGATCGAGGCGCCGATGCTGCCCCAGCTGTCGATTAACGCCAGGCCTGCACCCGCGGTCCAGGTCTCGGTCGCGCTATTCGGTACAGTGCCGGCCAAGTTGGCGAGTTCGAGGGCCTCAGCCGCTTCGTCCAGGTTACCTTCTTCGGTTTCTTCGGCCACAATTTCGAGCTGTTCGGCACGCAAGGCTGGTGACAGTGTAAAGCCGGAAATGTCCAGATCGTTGCTCTCGCGGTAGCTGCCATCGACATGCAGCACCAGCTTGGAGGTCAGTGGCAGGTCTACACCACCGGCGATGCTCCGCTCATCGGCAGCCGAACCGTAGGAGGTGACGGCATCAATATGCACAGGCTCATCCGGCACTTCGATCGGAATGCGGCGATCAAATACATTGACTGCACCACCAATGGCCTGGCTACCAAAGAGCAAGGCAGCCGGACCGCGCAACACTTCGATACGATAGGCCGTAATCGGATCAATCGTCACGGCATGGTCGGCCGAGGTGTTCGACGCATCGATGGCTCCGATACCATCGGTGAGCACGCGGATGCGTTCACCCTGGAAACCACGGAGCACCGGGCGCGATGCGCCTGGCGTAAAGGAGGTTGCCGACACACCTGGCAGCGCGGTCAGCGTATCGCCGATCTGCGGCCGGATACTCTGATCGAGAGCCTGGCCCGATAGCGTTGACGTACCGGCAATCAAATCCAGCTCTTCAACAAAGCGCGCCGTAACGACGATCCCGGCGGTTGCATCACCATGAAAATCATCGCCCGAAGACTGTTCGTTTGTGTCCTGAGCGATGGCAGGAACCGCAAGAAATGCGGCGCCAGCCGCCAATACGGCCTTGGCCGATAGCGTGTGTGCGTTGTTCATGCGGCGGAGCTAAACGGTATGTGACAACATATCAATAGGATTTTTCACCAGTTCGTCGAATGAACGCGTCGATTTGTCGTTATCTGAGCAAATTCAATGCAAAAAGGGCGCCCATCCGGTTCTGGATGGACGCCCTCAAGAGCCAAAATGGCCGATTTGCTAGTAGCGATACTGATCCGTCTTGAACGGGCCATGCGATTCCACGCCAATATAATCGGCCTGTTCTTTCGAAAGCTCGCTCAGCTGGACGCCCAGCTTGTCGAGATGGAGTTTCGCCACCTTCTCGTCGAGATGCTTGGGCAGCACATAGACCTGGTGGCCATAGGTGCCGTGATTGTTGAACAGTTCGATCTGCGCCAGCACCTGGTTGGTGAAGCTGGCCGACATCACAAAGCTTGGATGGCCAGTGGCGTTACCGAGATTGAGCAGACGACCCTGGGACAGCAGCAACATCCGCTTGCCGTCCGGGAAGGTGTACATATCAACCTGCGGTTTCACTTCGACATGTTCGAGATTGGCGAGATTGCCGACCTGAATTTCATTGTCGAAATGGCCAATATTGCCGACGATCGCCATGTCTTTCATCGCGCGCATATGCTCGATGGTGATGACATCCTTGTTGCCGGTGGCGGTGACGAAGATGTCGGCGCGCGGTGCGGCCTCTTCCATCGTCACAACTTCAAAACCGTCCATTGCGGCCTGCAGCGCACAGATCGGATCGATTTCAGTGACGATCACACGGGCACCAGCGCCGCTCAGTGAGGCCGCCGATCCCTTGCCGACATCGCCATAACCGGCGACGCATGCCGTCTTGCCGGCCATCATCACATCGGTACCGCGACGAATGCCGTCGACGAGCGATTCCTTACAGCCATATTTATTGTCGAACTTCGACTTGGTTACGCTGTCATTCACGTTGATTGCCGGGAATGGCAATTTGTGTTCGCGTGCCAGTTCATAAAGGCGGTGCACACCGGTCGTCGTTTCTTCCGAAACGCCTTTGATCGCATCGCGCGTCTTGGTGAAGAAACCCGGAGTATCCGCAAGGCGCTTCTTCAGCACCTTCTGCATTTCCTCTTCTTCTTCATTGGTCGGAGCCGGCAATTCTTCGCCGTCTTCAACCCGTGCACCCCAGATAATATACATGGTGGCATCGCCGCCATCGTCGAGGATCATGTTGCACGGCTCATCGCCCCACTGGAAAATATGATCGACATATTCCCAATATTCAGCGAGCGTTTCGCCTTTCTTGGCGAATACAGGAACGCCGGAGGCTGCGATTACGGCAGCGGCATGATCCTGGGTGGAATAGATGTTGCACGACGCCCAGCGAACGTCCGCACCCAGCGCGGTCAGCGTTTCAATCAACGCAGCCGTCTGGATCGTCATATGCAGGCAGCCGGCAATGCGTGCGCCATTAAGTGGTTTTTCTTCGCCATATTCTTCGCGCGTGGCCATCAGGCCTGGCATTTCGGTTTCAGCGATATCGAGTTCGCGCCGGCCGAATTCGGCAAGCGAGATATCAGCAATAATATAGTCCTGATCGGCCATTACGGGCTCCTGTTGGGGCGTCTATCCATCAAAAAGAAAGGCCGCGCGACAAGACCGGCGACCGTTATGAGCGCTCATTTACCGAGCCGGTGCCGCGATTGCAAATGGAATATAAAGAATTCTTTATATGCGGAGCTGGAGACGCTCAGGCATGCCCCGCATCATGGGCGAGCAGCGCCGGATCGACGCCGGACTTGCGATAGCTGGCTGCCCAGCGGTCTTCGGCTTCGGTTTCGAACAATATCTCACTGTCGCCATCGGCGGTGAACCATCCATGGCGGGTCATTTCCTCGTCGAGCTGGCCGGCAGACCAGCCCGCATAGCCCAGCGCCGAGAGCCAGTGTTTCGGCCCCTTCCCTTCTGAGATTGCCCGCAGGATATCCAAGGTGCCGGTGAGCCCCCATTTGTCACCGACTTGGACACTGTCTTCGCCGCCCCAATCCAGGCTGTGCAGGATGAAGCCGCGCTGCGGCTCGACCGGCCCGCCCATATGGACCGGCACATCGGGAGCTTCGCCGACCTCGATATCAAGCTGTTTGAGCAAGCTGTGAAACCCGACATTAGCGATCACATCGCCCACCCCAATGCCGAGCGCGCCTTCTTCGTCATGCGCGCACATCGCAATCACCGCGCGTTCGAACCGCGGATCGCCCATGCCCGGCAAGGCGAGCAATAGCTGGCCCGAATAGAAGGGCGGCGTTTCGTTGGTCAGCGGCTCAGCTCCCTTTGTGTCGTTCTTACCCAATCGAGGATAGGTTTGTCGTCGCCAATCTGGGTCCGGTCCATCTGCCGGCTATTGTGCAGAATTTCATCAAGCTGCGCTTTGGCCTCATCGTTCCGGCCCATTTTGAGGAGCAGGCCCGCATAGCGGCCGCGCGCTTCTATTCCAGCCAGCCGGGTCACAATATCGGCAAACAGGTCTGCCGCCTCTTCGTTGCGATCAAGATGTTCGAGGATGCGTGCCTTGAGCAACCATCGGCGGTCCTGCGTACTGACTTGCTCGACCGGTTCAATCTCATCGAACAGATCGAGCGCTTTTTGCGCATTCCCATTCTCAAACAAGGCAGACGCATACCGAACCAGCAACTTGTCTTCCCGTCCATGCGGCCCGGATAATATATGCTCATAATGCTCGATCGCACCTGCGTGATCCCCAATTTTTGCCAGGGCATCCGCAAGACGGGTCCGATTTGCCAAGCTGTCCGTTATCTCTAGCTGTTCCCGCGCTTGGCGAAGCTCGCGCTCCGGATCGATCTTTTCCAGCGCTTTCTTCTCGGCATAGCGCACATGCCGGTTTCCGCGCATGCCTGGCAGAACCTCAAGCAAGAAATAGGCAAGACTGCCCAATAAGGGCGCTATCATGATTCCCAGAATCCAGAGTTTGGGCCGATCGGTGCGGATGACGTGAATGACAGTCACCAGCTGAATAGCACCGACAAGAATGAAATAACCCAATTAACGTGATCCTTTCGTAAGGATTTGTGTGCGGTCCGCCTTAGTCCTCTTCCGGCGGCTGGTAGCGGGAGCGGTTGTAATAAAGGTCGTCGCAATATTCGCGCTCATTATCTTCCATACATTCGCGCCAATCACGGCCAAGCTCTTCTTCTTCCTCGCGGATTTCGCGCCCGCGATTGCGATCGGCTTCGTCCTGGCTCGTGGTGGCCCAATCGGCCACCTGGCCAACGGCACGCACGGGTGCGGTCACGACATCTACCGCTGTGCGGGCGATGCAACCGCTCAACAGCAGGGCCATCAGGGCGACAATCATGATACGCATTTCACTCTCCCTTGGCAGAAACACCCCGCCCAAGACTCGGGTTCCTGCAATAGCCGTGTTAGCCGATG from Parasphingopyxis sp. CP4 harbors:
- a CDS encoding PAS domain-containing sensor histidine kinase is translated as MITISTTAAVVTGMLLAAWLGVAVWATVLGLRRKAAGERAAAAARRGGLLLENTPAVFMLVDAKGRINAGPGLEEWLGLSSPPKRLIEFKDLLGEDRFDSFSDTVITACRTAKSFGMELRVTGSDRILFSQGGPAPDELGGNQASMIWIFDATETRSEILALSSRADQAHEALNALSALIEAAPFPMWHRAPDLRLTLVNKAYVRAVEAENSAEAISRGLELIDMPGKDSARAVAARVREDGEPHSRTVPATIRGERRMMQIVDVPLGEVGVAGYSIDVDQLEGARAELARFARAQRDMLDLLSAGVAQFDLDRTLIFSNQPFQRIFEMKNEWLTDRPEFDRVLDRMREADRVPEVRDFPEWKAERRDWFLAADGPAEENWLLADGTHLRVVAQPLPDGGLLLIFEDRTEQAQLASARDTLLQVRTATFDNLSEAIGVFAADGRLHIWNRRFREVWDLDEDILSNHPRVDELTDTIAERFRSAGSADAIQTAVRSATAERQQASGRLSLHDGRYFDFAAVPLPDGNALFTLLDISDSKRIEAALLERNEALEAGDRLKTAFVSNISYELRTPLTSIAGFAEMLDGGYAGDLPEQAAEYVKSILDSVATLRVQIDEVLDLTQGEAEDLPMAKEEVDLQLLCEEAAADARVRAAARHHEFVAEIDWSVGSVIGDARRLRQSLDHLLRNAIRYTPEGGRVLLHAEGSTGEARITVSDNGVGITEEDRARVFDRFHRGSGEQQSRALGLGLPLTKQFVEAHAGTLELNSEPGEGTFVTIALPREGQQ
- a CDS encoding TonB-dependent receptor, which produces MNNAHTLSAKAVLAAGAAFLAVPAIAQDTNEQSSGDDFHGDATAGIVVTARFVEELDLIAGTSTLSGQALDQSIRPQIGDTLTALPGVSATSFTPGASRPVLRGFQGERIRVLTDGIGAIDASNTSADHAVTIDPITAYRIEVLRGPAALLFGSQAIGGAVNVFDRRIPIEVPDEPVHIDAVTSYGSAADERSIAGGVDLPLTSKLVLHVDGSYRESNDLDISGFTLSPALRAEQLEIVAEETEEGNLDEAAEALELANLAGTVPNSATETWTAGAGLALIDSWGSIGASISFFDTNYGIPARPGAEHHHEEGEEEGEEEEEEEGPVTIDLEQVRLDLRGEIITGGGFFESIRVRLGYSDYTHTEFEGDEVGTLFFVEGLEGRLELVQADQDGWRGVIGGQMYVRDFNAIGAEAFVPRNDTEQVGIFTLQEFTFGQLGVEAAARFEHTSVSAPDLAIDRSFNSFSIAGGLHYNFEEDLRIGLNLSRAERAPSAEELFSNGPHIATQAFEIGNPNFNTEKSLGLEAYVRGDIGGVNFALTGFANWFDDFIFDAATGAEEDDLPVFQYFQSDASYYGFEAEISATIAEVGSVSINADAVADYVRATIDNGGGPVPRIPPFRVRGGIEATSDAFDVRGEIEWAAEQNRVAAFETTTDDFTFVNASVAWRPWGRAAGTSLFASVNNIFDVNARRHASFTKDFVPLAGRDFRVGARFSF
- the ahcY gene encoding adenosylhomocysteinase, giving the protein MADQDYIIADISLAEFGRRELDIAETEMPGLMATREEYGEEKPLNGARIAGCLHMTIQTAALIETLTALGADVRWASCNIYSTQDHAAAVIAASGVPVFAKKGETLAEYWEYVDHIFQWGDEPCNMILDDGGDATMYIIWGARVEDGEELPAPTNEEEEEMQKVLKKRLADTPGFFTKTRDAIKGVSEETTTGVHRLYELAREHKLPFPAINVNDSVTKSKFDNKYGCKESLVDGIRRGTDVMMAGKTACVAGYGDVGKGSAASLSGAGARVIVTEIDPICALQAAMDGFEVVTMEEAAPRADIFVTATGNKDVITIEHMRAMKDMAIVGNIGHFDNEIQVGNLANLEHVEVKPQVDMYTFPDGKRMLLLSQGRLLNLGNATGHPSFVMSASFTNQVLAQIELFNNHGTYGHQVYVLPKHLDEKVAKLHLDKLGVQLSELSKEQADYIGVESHGPFKTDQYRY
- a CDS encoding YqgE/AlgH family protein, which gives rise to MGDPRFERAVIAMCAHDEEGALGIGVGDVIANVGFHSLLKQLDIEVGEAPDVPVHMGGPVEPQRGFILHSLDWGGEDSVQVGDKWGLTGTLDILRAISEGKGPKHWLSALGYAGWSAGQLDEEMTRHGWFTADGDSEILFETEAEDRWAASYRKSGVDPALLAHDAGHA